The following DNA comes from Octopus bimaculoides isolate UCB-OBI-ISO-001 chromosome 8, ASM119413v2, whole genome shotgun sequence.
tgtgcagtacccagtagtgcaattttctgtatgttatatatatttgtaagtcctggtgtttttgttatgtatttgtctgaatatttttttattatacctaaggcacctcctgcttcttttgtggctgctgcatatattatgtcatttagctctGTGATATTGCcagttgtttctgtggttgttagttctgtgacggccaggtttatgctatttattattgatgttgttttattgtctattttgatttttgggagatatattctgtggtccattctaaaatctgtggttttcagttctttgattattctcattttcatagtatcgtaattattaggtttcccttcgttattcccaggttttagatttgttttgccttccttttcatattattattattattattattattattattattattattattattactattgctgttgttgtttttgttgttattattatcattattattattattagttacttTTAATTTGCGTGTTTGTTACACTCACTTGCCGAGAAACATCCATCACCCTAGGGCAAGTGAGGGAtgagagatgttacagtatgactgaaagattggggaggggaagtggcagggcaGTAACAAAATATCTTCCTGtaatacaataaaaacatttaaattgataggatttttctaaggatgtgggtaatacttgtcaacacaatcttttggaattctctgagacatggttctcctgggatattatctagatgtctCTGACATCCCATTTTTATCATActtagggcacctacaataacaggaacaattctcgctttaagatgccacatcttttgtatttcaatttccaggtccttatatttgcttaatttgtcaaattcctttaacACATATACTCTTATCAGTGGGAACACATACATCTATTGGTCTAcgaatattttcttctctgtccttaatgactatgtctggccagttagcctggatcgttctgtcagtgttgactggaaaatgcCAGAGGACAGTGACatttttttaccttcaacgactggctcaggatgatgttcataccagtaagcaggagtgctgatttttaGTGTCTACATTttttccagtgtaaatactgtcctactctATTGTGGTgacttttgtattcgtttggtggcAGCACAGGGCATCCTGAAATGAGAtggtctataataataataataataataataataataataataataataataataataataataataataataataatgataataataataataataatgataataataataatcatcatcatcatcatcattattattattatcatcatcattattattatgatgattattattatcattattattattattattatcattattattattattattattattattattattattattattattatcattcatatgcacacaacagattagattgttggaaaagaaaaatcccaacattgggctacaacaagtagccttagatgtcaaaaaccctcctaagtatcctaactGTCCCTAATAAcgctgttttctggagctgtactaatcagggttttatacctatttcttctatccatccattcaaatctttagggataattCCCAATGCacttataactactgggatacattttacctgcactttccatagtctctgtaattcaaacGCTAGGGCCTAgtaatttgctattttttctaaacttcttatattgattttctcatcatttggcactgtaaagtcaattatctggcactttctattctctttatctattactactaaatcaggtcttctagcttctattattttgtcaatctgaatgttaaagtcccataacattttatatttcttactttctagtactttactaggttcatgttcataccatttatcagtatgtttaaatcctattattattatagtttttattatttattattacgtcCTCGGGGAGACCCTAGGCATCGACGAAGAGGAACTGAGCAAGTCTATTCCAGAGGACTTTCCAGTTGGAGACTGTTATGAATAATTTCCAGATGCCCTTGGCTTGGCAGTGTTACCAGGAAGTGCTactggttcgagataaactctacaggcatggatgtgctgtcagacaggCTTGTCCGAGGTGCTTGCAGAACAACAAAACCATTCTGCATTGCACTTGTTTAGTGtccaggcattgctgacttgtgaagttatgtcaaacagctgctgtCAGATCCGTCTGTCAGCCATGTCCATAATGGTGATTGTCTCACCACCCTCTTTTAATCGGgctggcaaggcagttttcctttgtctagtggctgtggtgaaagaggttaTCTCATGGACGAGGCTGAatggaatgaggacagaaacattcctctttgataaagccctcatcgactttttcaagtttcacttgaaaatgaAAGTGAGGATGGAGAGGGAGGTGTTGTCCTtgagtgaatttatgaaaagatgagtgaaagttgcgaaaatggcaagagtggatggtaccactctCAGTGTAGACCTATGAGTCGGAAGAAAGGGATTTGGAGAGGGCCCTCGTCCTTAATGTTCAGGGTAATCTTGGCTggtggggttccttgattatccctagaggtcatcCTGTATCATGGGGATCCCATCACTATcactttttccctctttttttctagTGTCATGCATTATGTATACTACCCTTCTTCTAATGTTTACcgtgtatacattttattttatcattccattatatgtaaacccctatACTTTATGTTTGTCGCTCCAGAAATTCTCTACAATCATATTATTTAAGAGTAATTAATCTTTGCATCCATAAGAATTCCTTTGACAATCTTTTGGGCTCATGGGAGGATAGAGTTCTGTTCCAGAAAAGAGTATATTCTTTCAGCTAGTATGGATGTGAGGATCTTGTAGGTGGTGTTGAGACATGTTATCGGTTGGTAGTTCTTTGGATTTCTCGtgtcttcagtttttggtagaagGTATGTTGTTCCTTTGGTTAGTCAGACATGTACTTGCTCTGGGTTCTGGATGACATCAGTTAGGGATGCAGCAAAATTTTGGTGTACTTCTGtcaaacagaattattattattattataattattatcattattattattattattattattattattattattattattattattattattattattattattgttgctattattattgttattattattattattattaatgcttgtttatttatattttaggttGGAAATATTTCATGAGATGATGTGTATCATCAGGATCAATGAATTATTCTATCAAAGACAACATAGATGCAACTTAGAGGACAGGAGTACTGCAAAATACCCTCTTGTTATCTATTCAATAGGAGAATCTGATTGATAATaacacagtatatacatatatgtgtatgcacaaatgtgtatgtgtgcatatgtaatattttatagaataaacgacacaatttatttcaattcaatCAAGTAAAATCAAAGAAGTGAAGATGACCGAAGAATTAAACTGGTCAGAAAGGAGTTACACACTGACCGATATTGATTCTAAACTTAAAATCAATTCATGTCTTGTGAAGATTGAAGAAGGACAGGAATTGGAGTCATTTCTTGACCTGTTTGCAATAAAATGCTTCAAAAATCTCTTCCGTGTTCAAGCATATAGAATGAACAATAATGAAGACCTCACTGATACTTCAACATATGGTGAAGGAGTGAGTATACCAATAAATTATACAAAGCATGGTTCCATAATTCCACTCTATGGCGCCTCACATGTTTTCAAAACTGTTGAAGAGATGATAATGGCTTTTCCGCGTTTCGTTGAAGTACAGGATAACTTAACGTTTTGTTCGAATAACTGCCTCATTCACTTAAAGCCTGGTGATCATCTAGAACTATTGAAAGTCGAGAAAACAACGAACTCAAGTGGTAAACAACTGGTATGTCAGAAAACAGATAATAAAGAAAGACTTAACTTAAGTGCAAGTAGTATTGGCCATTTCAAAACTGTGCCTGATCCAAATACATACAGCATCAAAGATGTATTAAGAATACTTAAGTTGCCACAGGTTATAAATTTCGAAAGCAACAGTGATGTTGCAGACTTGGAAGGTGCTGAGAGTAACGCTAGTGATACTGAGTTTTCGGGTTCATATTTACTCGTTGGGTTACAGAAATCCAGAGCTGTTGTGATTAACTGCCTTTCTGAAGAGAATGATAATGACGCTAGTTATCTTTTACCACTTGATTCTGATTTATTTGAACATCTGAAATACCATTTTGCCTTTAGGAATGATTTcaaatctataaaaatatgtaaatccaAGAGTGGCAATGAAACATTAGACCAGGAATCTCTTGAGATGGTAAAAAAATACACTCAAAATAGTATAGAATCAGGTAAGTTTCCACATTTTTCTCGTTATGTAAAATTTTATCTCTAatgtgtctctcttctctcttctatgTGATGTGTATTAATTAGCTAATAAATTAATGTTAATGATTTCTAAGCTTTGTACAAAGCTGGAGATCCCTAACCCTCCAGCATTCaaattgctctgtcaaatgtaatgcttatttattcacgttgttttgaattaattctgcattgtcttgtaacttcaagatttcaatgatgcgatcgtttatttttaaatgacattgcagagtagCCATGAGAAGCCTGATCTggccaggtagaatatttggtttggataaagggtaaagacacccttcggtcatgaatgaccatgggattgcacctagaaagttcccctccaaggcaaaagtccaggcaaagttgtttaaccctttcattactgtatttattttgagatgctctgtgtttctttcaattactttaaataaaacaaagaatttagtaaaataacttagttatcattaagttaatgttaggaacataaattgtgactaaagtttggtgaaagattttaattcaaaacttatgaaaacaagacatttgtactacagagtcagagccggtttcagccgggttggtaacgaaagggttaaggaagaccagcaattgcctatgtataccagcctcccctctccacgccatcaatgttatccaagggaaagagaaagaccaatacagcttggcaccagtggtgtcacaactcatttctacagctgagtgaactggagcaacatgaaataaagtgtcttgctcaagaacacaacacacagcctggtccaggaattgaactcactgcctcgtgattgtgagcccgacagtCTAACCATGGTCAATTTAAATGTTAATGGGCTAACAAAGATTGGGTTAAGTGTGGGAGTTAGATTTGATGGATGTGCCAGAGCAGTATTGTAGCTGGGGGGGGGGGCCACACCAGGTGGTGTTNNNNNNNNNNGTAGCTGGGGGGGGGGGCCACACCAGGTGGTGTTTTTATGGCAATGACACTTTCATGTCTGCTGCATAAATCTGTATAGCCCTGGGGACCTAGGGGAAAGAGCAAATTCTAGAGTTGCTCCAGATGGCACATACTCTAGCTACACCACTCTCCCAGAGTCTAGACATGTCCTTCTGTCATTCCAGTTATTTCTCTACAACCCTAACCAATCGgtatatgtttttcttctttatttattaatcgttttacattttaaataccttgacatcatcttcgtcattatcatcatcatcatcatcatcatcatcatcatcatcattctcggagtggttggcgttaggaagggcatccagctgtagaaactttgccagatcagattggagcctggtgcagccttctggctcactgGTCCTCAGTtaaccatccagcccataccagcatggaaagtggacgttaaacgacaatgatgatgatgatgatgataatggtgatcatTATTTTAacgtttacttttccatgcttgcatgttcAGATGAAATGTGTcaagattttctacaactggatgcctttcctgttgctaatatctcacctgtttcaaagtaagataatatttccccatgaccagacatgttcttgcagaattgtggaaatgaacaacactgcttgtatgatagagACACTCTTTTACAACTCTCCCATCatgtcaagacaagaaaacagtgcctagcacacacacacacacacacacacacacatttacatatcttattaatatttagctgaagTAACAAAGGACTGATAAACAAAAGTTTTGTGCTTTGGCACTTACTTAGAGTCATCTGTGGCTTCtactaattattaataaaaatgcatatatactcatattttgagttctatttttctgtttgcatcaccatatctgtgtgtgtgtgtgtgtgtgtgtgtgtgtgtgtgtgtgtgtgtgtgtgtgtgtgtgtgtatgacatgcttctttcagtttccatcaactaaatcaaCTTACAAGACTTTGCTTtgatcagcctaaggctatagtagaagacacttgcccaaggtgctacaaagcaggactgaacctgaaaccacaaagttggaaagtaaacttcttgcaCATCAAAAGCTACAGAAGGCAGAAAGTGAGGTTCTGGGTGGTCTTtcaatctgcttgaaatagcagctaattacTCTCAAATCATGTGCTTTTTACCTTCTTAAATCAGGAAAGACATATTAGATAGTGTAGGCTCTGATGCATAAAGAGAAGGTCTGCTTATGGATAGAGCACCTTTGATAGCAGCTCAGTTTTCATCAGAGCTGGTCAAGAGCTGAACAACAATGCAAATTAACTCTTCAgcccaaaatataaacaacagtatCAAGGAGGAAAATATTAATGATTGGTCAATCTTTCATAATATTGAGTTTAGTGAAACACCTTGGAATGAATATCTATTGATTTGTAAGGTTTTGTGAAATCCGAGTTCAGTGAAACAGCTTGGGGGGTAACTATCTATACGCTAGTTAGGTTTATTGCACCCTTGCTGTCTCAGTTCAACACAACTGTACAAGCAGGTTAAGAAGGATGCagctcttcttctttttctttttcctcctcctctgcctcttcctcctcctccccttctcttcctcccccctTCTCCTCCTCTGCCTCTTGCTCCTCTGCCTTTTGCTCCTCTGCCTCTTGCTCCTCTGCCTCTTGCTCCTCTGCCTCTTGCTCCTCTGCCTCTTGCTCCTCTGCCTCTNNNNNNNNNNNNNNNNNNNNNNNNNNNNNNNNNNNNNNNNNNNNNNNNNNNNNNNNNNNNNNNNNNNNNNNNNNNNNNNNNNNNNNNNNNNNNNNNNNNNNNNNNNNNNNNNNNNNNNNNNNNNNNNNNNNNNNNNNNNNNNNNNNNNNNNNNNNNNNNNNNNNNNNNNNNNNNNNNNNNNNNNNNNNNNNNNNNNNNNNNNNNNNNNNNNNNNNNNNNNNNNNNNNNNNNNNNNNNNNNNNNNNNNNNNNNNNNNNNNNNNNNNNNNNNNNNNNNNNNNNNNNNNNNNNNNNNNNNNNNNNNNNNNNNNNNNNNNNNNNNNNNNNNNNNNNNNNNNNNNNNNNNNNNNNNNNNNNNNNNNNNNNNNNNNNNNNNGCTCCTCTGCCTCTTGCTCCTCTGCCTCTTGCTCCTCTGCCTCTTGCTCCTCTGCCTCTTGCTCCTCTGCTTCTTCCTcctctacctcttcctcctctGACCAAAACAACACAAAGCATATTTTGGATGGGCTAGACGATCCCCTTCATGTCAAGTCTTTGGTAggctcaaagctatagtaaaaaaaaaagaagaaacatttgcccaaggtgctgtgcagtgagactgaacccagagctacATAgcttgtaaagcaaacttcttaacaaatTGCCCACCGAAGATCTTTTACCTTCTAATTTTTACTTgaactgtggccatcctggggtacaaccttgaaatgtttagttgaacaaattggccccagtacttttattttatcagcctggtttttattctgtcagtctctttttgccaaacctctagattacaggcatgtaaacaaatcaacagtaGCTGTCACGTAGTGgttaggacaaacacagacataaagacacatacatagatatatatatatgtacgtgtgtgtgtgtgtgcgtgtgtgcgtgtgcgtgcgtgcgtgtgtgtgtgtgtgtgtgtgtatgtgccaagTGTATGTGCCAAGTGAGACCATACACCAggagtgtaaccagcccacttatatgtacctttccttcattggacgcTAAACTcttcttgcgaagacctgttgaggtgagtgaaatcaaatcaaattcgcaaattcaatgactggcaacCAAGCCAGTGGAGCGTTCAGAGctccatccgagcatgatcgctgccagagcagctgactggcttccatgccagtggcacgtaaaaagcaccattcgaatgtgatcgttaccagcgtcgccttactggaacttgtgctggtggcacttgaaaaaacattcaagcaaggttgttgccaatgctactggactggctcccgtgcaggtggcatgtaaaaaacaccacttgagtgtggccgttttcactaccgcctgactggccctcgtgtcagtggcacgtaaaagcacccactacacttttggagtgattggcattaggaagggcatccagctgtagaaactctgccagatcagattggagcctggtgcagccatctggttcgccagtcctcagtcaaatcgtccaacctatgctagacgttaaacgatgacgatgataataatgatgatgatgatgatgatatatatatatatatatatatcttttattatttatcttctttcactcatttgactgtgggcatgcctaggcaccaccttgaagggttttagtcaaataaattgaccttaagacattttttttccgttatgttaaactgttaacccctaaagaaattcttttctctctccatttttttccattctctctcctttttttcctatCAATCCTTTCTATCAAAGAGGGtgggctcaaaatgtaaaagacatttccattcttcctgagtgttaaactaatacacctgctt
Coding sequences within:
- the LOC106881241 gene encoding uncharacterized protein LOC106881241, whose amino-acid sequence is MTEELNWSERSYTLTDIDSKLKINSCLVKIEEGQELESFLDLFAIKCFKNLFRVQAYRMNNNEDLTDTSTYGEGVSIPINYTKHGSIIPLYGASHVFKTVEEMIMAFPRFVEVQDNLTFCSNNCLIHLKPGDHLELLKVEKTTNSSGKQLVCQKTDNKERLNLSASSIGHFKTVPDPNTYSIKDVLRILKLPQVINFESNSDVADLEGAESNASDTEFSGSYLLVGLQKSRAVVINCLSEENDNDASYLLPLDSDLFEHLKYHFAFRNDFKSIKICKSKSGNETLDQESLEMVKKYTQNSIESGAKDIYQMTAFENNYNYYSTYYTRGKQLHHALTAPCTYCSCIYFAVSFTHHTHTHLHTTHKHSSPLMHKNTAALSTCALKLYLCLSTAFSSGGHV